From Timaviella obliquedivisa GSE-PSE-MK23-08B:
TGGGAACGTCTTCTCCTAAAATTTGCTTGAGACTTTCTACAATAACCACGCCACTGCTAGTTAAGCTTTCAGGAAAGGTCAGACATAGCTTCGGTTGATCTGTGCTATTTCCTCTTGCTTGCGCGATCGCTTGTTGGGCGGCATGGATAGGATTTTGCGAGACGTTTTGTCCTACTCCTGCCCGCATTTCTACAGTGTCTGAAGCGAACAGCATCAGCATGAGAGAATCTTGCTGAAACTCCAAAACCGAAGAAATTTCACCATTCGTGGTGCCGCCAATTAGCTCAATGCCAGGAAAAGTCTGCTGAATTTCTTGCAAGATGAGTTTGTGATCAAAATCGATCGCTGTGAAGAGAATGCCTGCTTGGGGAGTCATTCCAGCCAAAGAATGACTACATTCATGGATAACATCAGTAATCGCAATGAGCGAATCTGGGTCGTTGCTATGACCAACCACACTTTTGAACATAATTTAGTCTTTTTTAGTTTTGCAGCTTATATCAATCCGCTATCAGTCAATGGTATTTGTGGAGGTTTCATCCTGTTTAAGATTTCCCTTAATTTATGGATTATGTCTAATGAATGAGTCAGTAATTCTAGGAAAGAGGGTGGCTTGCCTATGGAGGAAATTCAATAGATCAGCACGATCGCCCGGAAAAACTTTAGCCGTAATAGATTTGGTAGATTAAATCCAGTTAGACTAATTGAGCGCAAAGCAGCAGCTAGAGGAGTTCAAAGTGTTTGCAATAAGACAAGCGATCGCATTTAACTTACTTAAAAAGCTGATTCGCTTGAAATTCCCTAGTGTGCAACGAATGACGACTATAGAGTTTGCCCAAACGTTGATGAATGATCAGCAATCTCAGCCGCTAATTTTGGATGCTAGAAGTGAGGCAGAGTTCGCGGTCAGTCATCTGGCAGAAGCTCAACTATTCGATGGCACCAACTTGGCGATCGCACCTGCTCTCAAAAATGTCTCGAAGCATACCCCAATCGTCGTCTACTGCTCAGTAGGTTATCGCAGTGCCAGGGTTGCGCAACAGATCATGAGTGCTGGTTTTCAGGATGTTTCTAACTTAGAGGGCGGTCTTTTTCAGTGGATCAATGAAGGGCGCATAGCGAAGCAACTCTGCCCTGGAGCGTTGGTTCAAGATGGGCAACTCACCCAACTCGTTCATCCTTATAATGCAGTGTGGGGAGCCCTGTTGAACAAGCAGCACCGTCTAATCTTTGATTAAACCAGGGCTGCGTTTAAAGAAATCCTTTCGCAGGAAGAATGGAAAATGAAGGAAGTTTTACTAGGATGAAGAATCCTCAAAGACGCTACGATCTGGACTGGCTGAGAGTGCTGGCAGTAGTACTCTTAATTTATTTCCATACGGCTGCCATTTTTTATCAAGGCGATTTGGGACAGTTTTACGTCACCAATTCGGAGATCAGTCCAGCGATCGGCATTTTCATTCTATTTGTGCATCAGTGGCATATGCCGCTATTTTTTTTCCTCTCAGGAGCCGCTACCTGGTTTTCTTTAGAAGCACGTACCGCTGCACAATATGTCAAAGAGCGGTTTCAGCGGCTCCTGATTCCGTTCCTGTGGGGAACGCTAATGTTGGTGCCGCTCCAGGTGTACTATCGTCATTTACAGAGCTCAGGCGATCGCGCTTCTTATCTTCAGTTCTACCCTCAGTTCTTCAACGGTATTCGCCCAACTGGAAATTTTGAATGGGCACATCTTTGGTTTGTCATCTATCTCTTGGTATTTTCTCTCGTTGCCCTGCCCAGTTTTCTATGGCTCAAACAAGTAGCTCAACAAAATTGGTATATAAAATTGAGTCTAGACCTGGAACGGCTGGGATCAATATTCTATTTGGCTCTGCCCTTAGCGCTAATTGAAGCCCTATTTCGCCCTAAGTGGATTGGTTTTCAAAATCTCTATGATGATTGGGCAAATGTTTTGCTCTACCTAACCTACTTTGTTTATGGCTATGTCTTTGAATCAGAGCGCCGCCTGTGGCAAATTGTCGATCGCCAAAGATCCTTTATATTTGGAGCAGCAATCATTGGTATTTCTATTTTGTTGGGGCTGTGGATAATGGGCAAGGTTCCAGAACGGAGCTACTCGCCCAGCTACATGATTTATCAGGCGTTTCGAGGTTTCAACGGCTGGTGTTGGGTGGTGGCACTCCTGAGTTTGGGGCGATCGCATCTCAACTTCAATCATTGGCTGCTGCAATATGCGAGTAAAGCCTCCTATCCGTTCTATCTTGTGCATCAACCCATCATTGTTGCGATCGGATTCTATATTGTGAAATGGCAAACGGGAATTCCACAAAAATTTATCATCATTAGCACAACAGCGCTCGTCCTATCATTGGGGTTGTACGAATTGATCATCAGACGCTTTAATGTCGTCCGTTTTTGCTTTGGGCTGAAGCCGTCTGCTGCCTCGTTAAAAGTAGGAAACTAGAATGCCGCGTGTCTCAATTATTATTCCCACATTAAACGAGTCCAGCAGCCTAGGACGCACGTTGCGACACCTGGCAGTGCTTGATCCGCCACCTTTAGAAGTACTGGTTGTCGATGGCGGAAGTCAGGATGAAACCATTGCAATTGCCCAAGCTGCGGGTATCCATGTTCTCTCCTGCAATCGTCAGGGGCGCTCTGTGCAAATGAATGATGGCGCTCGAGTGGCGATCGGAGATATTCTTTGCTTTCTCCATGCCGATACCTGGGTGCCAGATGACTTGGTGAGAATGATAGAGCAAACATTAGCCGACCCAAAGATTGCCTGTGGCGGCTTTGTCTCTCTAATGACTAGCGCCCAGCGTACCCGGTGGGGAATTGCGCTACACCATTACCTAAAAACCTACTACGCACCCTTACTATTTAGACCTCATCTATTTTTTAAAGGATTGCGCCTGTTATTTGGTGACCAGGTAATGTTTTGTCGGCAGACAGACTTTTGGGAGTGTGGCGGTTTTAATGAAGCGCTACCCATTATGGAAGATGGTGATTTGTGCTTGCGGTTGCTCCAAAAGGGAAAAATCCGTCAGGTTAATCGCGTCGTGCAAAGCTCCGATCGCCGAGTGGCACACTGGGGAGTTTGGAAAGCAACGGCAATATATGTCTACATCGGGGCGTTATGGGGAATTGGCGTTTCTGCAACCTATCTCAAA
This genomic window contains:
- a CDS encoding acyltransferase family protein, encoding MKNPQRRYDLDWLRVLAVVLLIYFHTAAIFYQGDLGQFYVTNSEISPAIGIFILFVHQWHMPLFFFLSGAATWFSLEARTAAQYVKERFQRLLIPFLWGTLMLVPLQVYYRHLQSSGDRASYLQFYPQFFNGIRPTGNFEWAHLWFVIYLLVFSLVALPSFLWLKQVAQQNWYIKLSLDLERLGSIFYLALPLALIEALFRPKWIGFQNLYDDWANVLLYLTYFVYGYVFESERRLWQIVDRQRSFIFGAAIIGISILLGLWIMGKVPERSYSPSYMIYQAFRGFNGWCWVVALLSLGRSHLNFNHWLLQYASKASYPFYLVHQPIIVAIGFYIVKWQTGIPQKFIIISTTALVLSLGLYELIIRRFNVVRFCFGLKPSAASLKVGN
- a CDS encoding TIGR04283 family arsenosugar biosynthesis glycosyltransferase, yielding MPRVSIIIPTLNESSSLGRTLRHLAVLDPPPLEVLVVDGGSQDETIAIAQAAGIHVLSCNRQGRSVQMNDGARVAIGDILCFLHADTWVPDDLVRMIEQTLADPKIACGGFVSLMTSAQRTRWGIALHHYLKTYYAPLLFRPHLFFKGLRLLFGDQVMFCRQTDFWECGGFNEALPIMEDGDLCLRLLQKGKIRQVNRVVQSSDRRVAHWGVWKATAIYVYIGALWGIGVSATYLKQFYEDIR
- a CDS encoding rhodanese-like domain-containing protein, producing the protein MFAIRQAIAFNLLKKLIRLKFPSVQRMTTIEFAQTLMNDQQSQPLILDARSEAEFAVSHLAEAQLFDGTNLAIAPALKNVSKHTPIVVYCSVGYRSARVAQQIMSAGFQDVSNLEGGLFQWINEGRIAKQLCPGALVQDGQLTQLVHPYNAVWGALLNKQHRLIFD